DNA from Oncorhynchus clarkii lewisi isolate Uvic-CL-2024 unplaced genomic scaffold, UVic_Ocla_1.0 unplaced_contig_5334_pilon_pilon, whole genome shotgun sequence:
CAGGGctaaggttaggggttatggttaggctTACGGTTAGCTTAAGTGTTAAGGTTAGGCAAAGCAGGGTTAGTGTGACTGCCATTCTGAACCATGCACAATCTGCCAGTCGTATATTCACTACCTACAGTATAGTTGAATTATCTCTTAATTCCACACACTGTTTAGCGTTGGAAAACGGATTGCATTTGAAAAAATTCATCAACATAGGGATAGATATATGTTTTTATCAAAACATAATAACTAGAAAGCACATTCACAATCAACTCAATAGTCTGTGATGGGTGGACCAGCGGCCATCTTCTATGGTTGTGCCACCTCTCACTCACTGGCCCCTGAGGCAACAGGGTAGTTTCCTACTTCTGTGCAGGTAGAAGAGGGGCTGTACCAATCCACATAACACCAGGAGTAACATGTTGAAGGCATCGAGCAGGCAGAACACCTTGGGTGCGATGAAGTCGCACAGAAGGTAAATGACCGCTGTGAGAATGTTGTTGATCAACATTGTGGTCATGACGACAGAGACAATCATGAATGCTCTCTTCTTCATGGCGTTCATCCCTTCTTTCTccttttcccctcctcctcttctctccatctctccctgcccCAGTTTTGGGCGCTTCAGGACACGGAGGATGGAGAGGCTGCAGAATAGATCGACGAATAGGAAGAGCAGGATGTAGGTGATGAAGCAGTGGATGGGGAACTGAGGTGCGTAGAGGGAAACAGCCGTACCGGTGAACATCAGCGTGACCCCCCAGGCCCCGGCCGCCCACCCTACCCTGTACCTTAAGGGTTTGTACTTCAGGAAGACCACAGGgtggaccaccgccaggtagcgctccacacagatgcagCACTGGAACACGGGACGgctgaagaggagaagagaggcggTGTAGGCGATGACTCTGAAGTGGCTTTGATA
Protein-coding regions in this window:
- the LOC139402809 gene encoding uracil nucleotide/cysteinyl leukotriene receptor-like, which gives rise to MNFTEVNSSSLNLSHTEELNFHWEYCKDLTSVFLACELTAFALAFPIHGYTLWLITGSASIATEIFIFNMAVLEIGYSLFIPLADAVYVLTTYQSHFRVIAYTASLLLFSRPVFQCCICVERYLAVVHPVVFLKYKPLRYRVGWAAGAWGVTLMFTGTAVSLYAPQFPIHCFITYILLFLFVDLFCSLSILRVLKRPKLGQGEMERRGGGEKEKEGMNAMKKRAFMIVSVVMTTMLINNILTAVIYLLCDFIAPKVFCLLDAFNMLLLVLCGLVQPLFYLHRSRKLPCCLRGQ